The Methanobrevibacter sp. TLL-48-HuF1 genomic sequence CACAGATAACCATTATTTTCATTGGCAGAATTGCATTTCCGCTTGTTCTGTAAATTGCTGCACCTGCATTGTAAATAGCTATAAACGGTATTGAAAAAGCCATAAACAGCAGATATGTATCTGCATAATTCCATACATCTGCTTCAATCTGACCAAATAAAGTGCTTATTAAAAAGGATTTGGCTATTAAAACAAATAGCATTAAAAAAACTGATAAAATTCCGGAAAACCATACAAGCTGATTGCATGCTCCTCTAGCTTTTTTTGGCTTATTGTTTCCTAAATACTGACCGGCTATTACTGCTCCTCCGGTAGCCAGTGCAGAAAATCCGAAAATCAGCAGCTGCATTAGAAAATCAACTAATGAAACACCTGAAATTGCTGATTCACCTAAAGATGCAACCATTACAGAATCTGCAAACCCTACAAAAAATTCAAGTCCCTGCTCAATAAGCAACGGTAAAAACAAAGCAAATAATGCTTTATTGGAAAATAAATAATGTTTCGGGGTTTTAATTAAAGATTCCATATTTGGTACACCATAAAAAATAAAATTATTGTTGTAAATTACAACATAAATTATAAATTTCCAGATATATAACTGTTGCGATTAACAACATTAAAAGAAAATGATTAAGGAAATGATTTATCTAAAAATCATCATTAATTAGTCTGGACATTAATTTATATCCTTCTTTTTTATCCAAACTACCTTTAAGAACACTCTGTTCATCAAATGATTCACTCTCATCACCTGTTTTATCAGAGGAATATATTATTAAAGGTACATCATCTCTTGTGTGGGTTCCAACTGAAACCGGTGTTGGATGATCGGGCAAAATAGCTGCCTTAAAATCCTGACCTTTTAAACTGTCTAAAACCGGACCTACAATATGCTTGTCAATTTGTTCAATAGCTTTAACTTTTTCAGCAGTGTCTGATGCATGTCCTGCTTCATCAGGAGCTTCAATGTGTACAAAGACTACATCATGATTTTTTAAAGCTTCAATTGCATATTTTCCTTTAGCTTCATAATCAGTATCAAAGTATCCGGTAGCTCCGGGAACATCAATAATGTCAAAGCCTGCAAAAGCACCAATTCCTTTCAACAAATCAACACCAGTGATTACTGCTGCATCCAATCCGTAAACATCTTTAAAATTAGGTAAAGTTGGTGTTACTCCCTGACCCCATAGCCATACCATATTTGCAGGTTTTTTGCCATCAGCTACTCTTTTTTTATTGACTTCATGATTTTCAAGAACTTCTCCTGATTCCCACATAATCTTTTTAATGAAATCAAGTAATTTTTCATCCCATTTGTCGCCTGAAGTATTTTCATTTAAGTCTTCACCTGCAATATCATGAGGAGGCATAGTCTTCAAATCAGCCAATAGCTCAGCATCTTCAGCACTGTCACAGGAATATACAAACAGATGTCTGTAACTGACTCCTGAATAGAATCTGCCTTTAAAATCATCATATTTTTCATTGAAATAATCATTTAAGCTGTCCATAAGTATTTCAGCTTCCCCAGAAGTAATATGACCTGCATTAAAATCATCCATATGGTTGTCCTTCTGGGTAATGGTATTGC encodes the following:
- a CDS encoding cofactor-independent phosphoglycerate mutase; its protein translation is MKYVIFIPDGSSDYPIDELDGKTPLMEADTPNIDKMAKAGFGGLTNNVPDAYTPGSDVANMSIFGFNPANYYTGRGPLEAGSMGIETTDKDVIFRCNTITQKDNHMDDFNAGHITSGEAEILMDSLNDYFNEKYDDFKGRFYSGVSYRHLFVYSCDSAEDAELLADLKTMPPHDIAGEDLNENTSGDKWDEKLLDFIKKIMWESGEVLENHEVNKKRVADGKKPANMVWLWGQGVTPTLPNFKDVYGLDAAVITGVDLLKGIGAFAGFDIIDVPGATGYFDTDYEAKGKYAIEALKNHDVVFVHIEAPDEAGHASDTAEKVKAIEQIDKHIVGPVLDSLKGQDFKAAILPDHPTPVSVGTHTRDDVPLIIYSSDKTGDESESFDEQSVLKGSLDKKEGYKLMSRLINDDF